Within the Trichoderma breve strain T069 chromosome 3, whole genome shotgun sequence genome, the region AATAGCTGAATAAGAAATAAAAGGGAGAGCCCGCAAATGCCAACTCTAGTCGTCCCACTCCTCGTCTAGCTGGTCTATCAATCGGTTTTCCGCTTCGTTATTCCGGCTAGAGCCAAGATGCTGGTAGCCTCTCCTACTCGGCAAGAGGCGTCCACAGGTTGACAACAAGATAATGAACATATCCTACACGCTTACATTAGTGGAAAGGCAGCCCCGCCTTGGGCCGGGAAGGACGCACGCTGAAAAAGCCCCCAATACCGGCCCACAGACTGTAGTTGGGTAGCTGCCGCCATCCTCGGGCGTGCGCGACTGTGCGATTGTAGAAGACGCCACCGAGGATGTACACAAGCACGGCAATGACAAGAATCAGCCCGAACACGCTGCCGGGGCCCACGCTGCCGGGCTTGTGCGGCTCAGCATGGGCGCAGGCGTGCACGGATCGGGCTTCAAAGAAGTAGGAGCACTCATCGGGATCGACACCGACAAATGAAACCGCAGTAGTCTGCCCGGGGTCCCGATCGCACAGAAAAGAAATTGTAGCCGACTTCCGTCTAATCTTGGCAGTGCTGCCGTCGCGATCAATCGTCTCGACCGCATGGGCGTGGCCAGGCGATGAAAGGCCTTCGTCGTAGCGTTTCGCACCCCGCTTGTCATAATCATAATCGTCATCGTTATCTGGGCTCGACTTGCTCTCCCCACACGGCGATCCGCCGGTGTACTGCAGAACCAATTTTCTTCCCCGGCTATGCAAGTCCAGTGATAGAGATCTACATCGACTATTAGCGCGCGGAACCGACtgcgatgcaatgcaaaagCT harbors:
- a CDS encoding autophagy-related protein; translated protein: MIPSVSQFALLLATAAGAVNAAADTPSATAPPPACTATSSTTGGFFDLRPDTAVLPPDNGKTHKSGIYKDYHARGWDYGKNFTLNICGAVVDPVGDVVGLKESQWANVSAYYTTHNSVYSIGSLSLDLHSRGRKLVLQYTGGSPCGESKSSPDNDDDYDYDKRGAKRYDEGLSSPGHAHAVETIDRDGSTAKIRRKSATISFLCDRDPGQTTAVSFVGVDPDECSYFFEARSVHACAHAEPHKPGSVGPGSVFGLILVIAVLVYILGGVFYNRTVAHARGWRQLPNYSLWAGIGGFFSDMFIILLSTCGRLLPSRRGYQHLGSSRNNEAENRLIDQLDEEWDD